Genomic segment of Pontibacter liquoris:
CATGGTTGCTAAAATGGGCCAGGATGGCCATGACCGTGGCTCCAAAGTGATCGCCACCTCCTTTGCCGACCTGGGCTTTGATGTGGACATCGGTCCGCTGTTCCAGACACCCGCCGAAGTAGCCATGCAGGCTGCCGAAAACGACGTACACGTGGTAGGCGTTTCTTCGCTGGCAGCCGGCCATAAAACGCTGGTGCCGCAGCTTATCGACGAGCTCCGCAAGCTTGGCCGAGAAGACATCCTGGTAATCGTAGGCGGGGTGATCCCGGCGCAGGATTACGACTTCCTCTACAAAGCAGGAGCTGAAGGCATTTTCGGCCCCGGCACCATTATCTCGGTCGCTGCCCAGCATATCCTGGAGAAGCTGATAAGTATGGTTAAGAGTTAGGAGAGTTAAAAAGTTAGAAAGTTAGAAAGTTAGAAAGTTAAAGAGTGAAGTATAAAGCCGTAGTTGATTCAGTTCAGCTACGGCTTTATGTTTGGGCGAGCGCGGAGACTTTGTCCTGGCGCCAGAATGTACTAGAAAATCTTACTATTAAATGTTACCCGATAATACTGCCGTCATATAGCCAGGCGTTATCAGGCAGCAAGCCCCTCTTTGGTACGCCAGGGCAGCAGCGTTTTAATCCATCTATACTTTGGCTACCTTTGCCTGGTATAAATTACCCCGCCATGTCTTCTAAATCTATAAAATACTTGTTAGCCGCTGCCGCTGCAGTGCTTATCCTCTATTTCATCTACGACTCCTTTTCACAGCCGGGAGTAAGTGACCTTAAAGGCAATTTTAAGGAAGTGGCTATGTACCGCAATGAGAACAATACCGGTCCAATCGTGCGGGTGTATGCGGTTACGGTGGCGGATACTCTTTGGGACGAGATGCGGAAGTACGGCGATTACATGCCGCATACCAAGTATGGCAACACCAAAGTATACTTCTTCCTGCAGGGCAAACCGGCACCGCAGCAGGTTTTTGCCGGCCAGGAGAATTTTGATCCGCAGTATAGGGCCGGCACACTGGCGAGCTACGAGAAAGATGCCATGGGCCAGGTTGCCTTCCGCAAGCATCCTTTCCAATAGGCTGATCATCATTTTGCCGGCAGCTTGCGTATGCTCTAACAATATTAACCTCTTGTTCAGATGCAGCAGCTACCGGTTCCCACATCGCTTCGCCACTTAACGTTTTGTCTTCTGTTCCTGCTACCCTTTACCTTTGCTGCCCCTCCCCTGCAGGCGCAGCAATTATACCAGCCCGAAAAAGACCTGGCCGAGCTCTTTGAGCAGGTGCAGCTGCAAGCTGTATTTCCCGATTCAAAAACCTTTCCGGACTGCATCCCTCTCTCGCCGGCCGCTGATATCGTGCGGGCCTACCGGCAGGAGCGAAACACGCCCGGTTTCGACCTGACCACGTTTGTACTGGCCCACTTTCAGTTGCCCCCGCAGCCGGGCACCAACTTCACTACCGATACTACCCAGTCGGTAACAGAGCATATTAAAGCGTTGTGGCCCGTGCTCACGCGCCGGCCGGGCGGCGAGGCAGGCTCGCTGATCCCCTTGCCCGATGCTTACGTGGTGCCAGGCGGTCGCTTCCGCGAGATCTATTACTGGGACAGTTATTTCACCATGCTGGGGCTGCAGCAGAGCGGCCAGACAGAACTGATCCAGCACATGGTGGATAATTTCACCTACCTGATCAATACCGCAGGCCATATTCCGAACGGCAACCGCACCTATTACCTCAGCCGCTCGCAGCCGCCTTTTTACGCGCTCATGCTGCGGGTACTGGCCCAGCAGAAGGGCGAAGCGGTGCTGCTAAAGTATGCGCCGGCTTTGCAGAAGGAGTATGCTTTCTGGATGGACGGCGCCGCGCAACTCTCCGCCACCAATCCGGCCCACCGCCGCGTGGTGCGCCTGCCCGACGGCAGTATCCTGAACCGCTATTGGGACGATAGCCCCACGCCACGGCCAGAGGCTTACAAGGAGGATGTGGCAACGGCCCGCCAGTCTGGCCGGGAGCCGGCGGAAGTATACCGGCACCTCCGGGCAGCGGCAGAATCTGGTTGGGATTTTAGCAGCCGCTGGTTTGCCGACGGGAAGAACCTGGCTACCATCCACACCACCGACATCATTCCCGTGGACCTGAACGCGCTGCTCTACCACATGGAGATGACCCTGGCCCAAATGGCGAAACTAAAAGGCGATAAAGCGGCAGCCCATACGTTTAAGCAGAAAGCAAAAGCCCGTCGCAAAGCGCTGCTTGCCTATACCTGGCATGCCGGGGACGGCTTTTTCTACGACTATGATTTTGTAAAAGGCACCACCACGCAGGTGCCCTCGCTGGCTGCGGTGTACCCGCTCTTCTTCTGCATAGCCAAAAAGAAACAGGCCGCCGCTGTAGCGCATAAACTGGAAACCGACTTTCTGAAGCCCGGTGGTCTGCCCGCTACCCTGAACCAGACCGGCCAGCAGTGGGATGCTCCCAATGGCTGGGCGCCGCTGCAGTGGATGAGCGTACAGGCACTTCGCAATTACAAGTATAACGACCTTGCCCGCACGATCGCCCAAAACTGGGCAGGCCAGAACATAGCCGTTTACCGGCAGACGGGCAAGCTGGTAGAGAAGTATAACGTAGCGACCCTGCACCTGGAAGGTGGCGGGGGCGAATATCCTAACCAGGATGGCTTTGGCTGGACCAACGGCGTGCTGCTCAAACTCCTTTCACTATACCCGGACCTGCAGAAAACACAGCCACAACAGGCCGAGGTGCCGCAGTAGCAGGCAACCATGGGTACAGCTTGCCCCAGTAAAAGCATCCCGGCCGGAATAACCCGGATATAGCAGGCATGAGTGCAGCACCTTACCGGCTATTTTCCTGCGCAAATCTGGCACTAGGTTTGCAACTCCTTCGTTTAAGAAGAAAGAGCAACTATGAGCAGGATTCATTACATCGCTACAGTCGTTATACTTTGCCTGGGCAGCTTTGCAGCTTTTGCACAAGGCGAAACCGCCAACTGGTATTTCGGCAAGAATGCAGGCATCACATTTAAAGGCGATACCGCTGTAGCACTTACCAACGGCCGCCTGACCACCGAAGAAGGCAGCGCCACCCTATCCGACAAAAACGGCAACCTGGTCCTTTACACCAATGGCATTACCGTCTGGAACCGTAACCACCGTGTTATGCCCAACGGCAATGGGCTGATGGGTGGCAAGTCGTCCACGCAATCGGCGCTTATACTTCCCAAGCCCGGCTCCGACAGTACGTACTACATTTTCACGACCGATATCCAGGCCCAGTCGAATGGGTTGCGCTACAGCATTGTGGACATGCGCAAGGATGGCGGTAACGGGGATGTGATCTCCCGGAACATGTTTATGGTGGCTCCTACTACCGAAAAGCTAACCGCCGTGCGCCACAGCAATGGCCGCGACTGGTGGGTGCTGGCTCACCGCTGGAACAGCAATGCCTACATGGCTTTTCTTTTATCGGGAGAGGGAGTGAGTGTAGAGCCGGTGCTGAGCAATGTGGGCACTGTGCATGGCGGGCCAAACCAGAAGGCAATTGGCTACCTGGTACCCTCGCCCGATGGCAACCGCCTGGCAGCCGCCCTCTGGAACGACAAGAGCAACTTTGAAGTGCTGGATTTTAACCGGACTACCGGTGAAGTAAGCAACCCGGTGTTGCTCAAAGGCTATACCGAGGCGTATGGCGTGGCTTTCTCGCCGGATGGCAGCAAACTGTACGGCACCACTAACAACGGCAAAATGGGCAAAGGCCAGATCGTGCAGTTCGACCTGCGGGCCAGCAATGCCGATGCCATCGCAAAATCGGCGGTGGTGGTGGCCACCTCAGGCAGCCCTACGCTGGGAGCACTGTTACTTGGCCCGGACGGCAAGATCTATGTGGCCCGCAAAGACAATTATTTCCTGGGCGTGATCGAGCACCCTAATCAGAAAG
This window contains:
- the treF gene encoding alpha,alpha-trehalase TreF, with protein sequence MQQLPVPTSLRHLTFCLLFLLPFTFAAPPLQAQQLYQPEKDLAELFEQVQLQAVFPDSKTFPDCIPLSPAADIVRAYRQERNTPGFDLTTFVLAHFQLPPQPGTNFTTDTTQSVTEHIKALWPVLTRRPGGEAGSLIPLPDAYVVPGGRFREIYYWDSYFTMLGLQQSGQTELIQHMVDNFTYLINTAGHIPNGNRTYYLSRSQPPFYALMLRVLAQQKGEAVLLKYAPALQKEYAFWMDGAAQLSATNPAHRRVVRLPDGSILNRYWDDSPTPRPEAYKEDVATARQSGREPAEVYRHLRAAAESGWDFSSRWFADGKNLATIHTTDIIPVDLNALLYHMEMTLAQMAKLKGDKAAAHTFKQKAKARRKALLAYTWHAGDGFFYDYDFVKGTTTQVPSLAAVYPLFFCIAKKKQAAAVAHKLETDFLKPGGLPATLNQTGQQWDAPNGWAPLQWMSVQALRNYKYNDLARTIAQNWAGQNIAVYRQTGKLVEKYNVATLHLEGGGGEYPNQDGFGWTNGVLLKLLSLYPDLQKTQPQQAEVPQ